One Vigna unguiculata cultivar IT97K-499-35 chromosome 11, ASM411807v1, whole genome shotgun sequence DNA window includes the following coding sequences:
- the LOC114168493 gene encoding serine/threonine-protein phosphatase BSL3-like, which translates to MDVDSSMVPEADHDSAVQNHAERDQLKESQPPPSPPPLSTAGGSPAQSPSQQQPSSPVTAGQMQHSSVVGPRLAPTYSVVNAILEKKEDGPGPRCGHTLTAVAAVGEEGTPGYIGPRLILFGGATELEGNSAASGTPSSAGNAGIRLSGATADVHCYDVITNKWSRITPIGEPPTPRAAHVATAVGTMVVIQGGIGPAGLFAEDLHVLDLTQQRPRWHRVGVPGPGPGPRYGHVMALVGQRYLMVIGGNDGKRPLADVWALDTAAKPYEWRKLEPEGEGPPPCMYATASARSDGLLLLCGGRDANSAPLASAYGLAKHRDGRWEWAIAPGVSPSPRYQHAAVFVNARLHVFGGALGGGQMVEDSSSVAVLDTAAGVWCDTKSVVTSPRTGRYSADAAGGDASVELTRRCRHAAAAIGDLIFIYGGLRGGVLLDDLLVAEDLAAAETTAAASHAAAAAASNVQAGRLPGRYGGFVDDRTRQTMIEAAPDGAVVLGNPVAPPVNGDIHTDISTENALVPGTRRTSKGVEYLVEASAAEAEAISATLAAAKARQVNGEVELPDRDRGAEATPSGKQIYSLIKPDSSASNSIPPGGVRLHHRAVVVAAETGGALGGMVRQLSIDQFENEGRRVSYGTPESATAARKLLDRQMSINSVPKKVVAHLLKPRGWKPPVRRQFFLDCNEIADLCDSAERIFSSEPTVIQLRAPIKIFGDLHGQFGDLMRLFDEYGSPSTAGDISYIDYLFLGDYVDRGQHSLETISLLLALKVEYPNNVHLIRGNHEAADINALFGFRIECIERMGERDGIWAWHRINRLFNWLPLAALIEKKIICMHGGIGRSINHLEQIENIQRPITMEAGSIVLMDLLWSDPTENDSVEGLRPNARGPGLVTFGPDRVMEFCNNNDLQLIVRAHECVMDGFERFAQGHLITLFSATNYCGTANNAGAILVLGRDLVVVPKLIHPLPPAISSPETSPERHIEDTWMQELNANRPPTPTRGRPQVTNDRGSLAWI; encoded by the exons ATGGACGTTGATTCCTCGATGGTGCCGGAGGCCGATCACGATTCGGCGGTGCAGAACCATGCTGAGAGAGACCAGTTAAAAGAGTCACAGCCTCCTCCGTCGCCGCCGCCTTTGTCGACGGCAGGTGGATCTCCAGCTCAGTCGCCGTCGCAACAGCAGCCGTCGTCGCCGGTGACGGCAGGTCAGATGCAGCACAGTTCGGTGGTTGGTCCGAGACTCGCGCCGACTTACTCAGTGGTGAATGCTATTTTGGAGAAGAAGGAGGATGGGCCGGGACCGCGGTGCGGCCACACGTTGACGGCGGTAGCAGCGGTCGGAGAGGAGGGGACGCCGGGGTATATCGGTCCGAGGCTGATTTTGTTCGGTGGTGCCACTGAGCTTGAAGGGAATTCTGCGGCCTCAGGGACTCCTTCATCCGCTGGAAATGCTGGCATAC GTTTATCTGGTGCCACTGCTGATGTCCACTGTTATGATGTCATAACTAATAAATGGTCTAG GATAACTCCCATTGGTGAGCCTCCAACGCCTAGGGCTGCACATGTGGCAACTGCTGTGGGAACTATGGTAGTTATTCAG GGTGGCATCGGTCCTGCTGGTTTGTTTGCTGAGGATCTTCATGTTCTTGATCTCACTCAGCAACGACCACGATGGCATAG AGTTGGTGTTCCTGGCCCTGGACCAGGGCCACGCTATGGACATGTTATGGCTTTGGTGGGGCAGAGGTATCTCATGGTAATTGGAGGCAATGATG GAAAAAGACCTTTGGCTGATGTATGGGCTTTGGACACAGCTGCCAAGCCTTATGAATGGCGCAAGTTGGAGCCAGAAGGAGAGGGTCCACCTCCATGCAT GTATGCAACTGCCAGTGCACGATCTGATGGGCTTCTTCTGCTTTGTGGAGGGAGGGATGCCAATAGTGCT CCATTGGCAAGTGCATATGGACTTGCTAAGCATAGAGATGGCCGTTGGGAATGGGCCATTGCTCCTGGTGTCTCACCATCTCCAAGATATCAACATGCAGCG GTATTTGTTAATGCAAGGCTTCATGTGTTTGGTGGGGCTCTTGGGGGAGGACAGATGGTTGAAGATTCATCAAGTGTTGCAG TATTGGACACTGCTGCTGGTGTTTGGTGTGATACAAAATCTGTTGTTACCAGTCCAAGAACAGGTAGATACAGTGCTGATGCTGCTGGTGGAGATGCATCAGTTGAGTTGACACGGCGTTGTAGGCATGCTGCTGCTGCTATTGGTGACCTGATTTTTATCTATGGTGGTTTGCGTGGCG GGGTCTTGCTGGACGATCTACTTGTTGCTGAAGATCTTGCTGCTGCTGAAACAACAGCTGCTGCTTCACATGCAGCAGCTGCAGCTGCATCTAATGTACAAGCTGGACGACTACCTGGACGATATGGTGGATTTGTTGATGATAGGACAAGGCAAACCATGATTGAAGCAGCTCCAGATGGTGCTGTTGTTTTGGGAAATCCAGTTGCCCCCCCTGTAAATGGGGACATACATACTGATATCAGCACTGAAAATGCCTTAGTCCCAGGAACTAG GCGAACAAGCAAAGGAGTTGAATATCTAGTTGAAGCATCAGCTGCAGAAGCTGAAGCTATTAGTGCCACACTGGCAGCTGCCAAAGCACGGCAAGTAAATGGGGAAGTTGAATTGCCTGATCGAGATCGTGGGGCTGAGGCAACACCTAGTGGGAAACAAATATATTCCTTGATTAAGCCTGATTCTTCTGCGTCAAATAGCATTCCTCCTGGTGGAGTGAGGCTGCATCACAGAGCT GTGGTTGTTGCTGCAGAGACTGGTGGTGCATTAGGTGGCATGGTTAGACAGCTTTCAATTGATCAGTTTGAGAATGAAGGCAGGCGAGTCAGTTATGGGACTCCTGAAAGTGCAACAGCTGCTAGAAAGTTATTAGATCGACAGATGTCTATCAATAGTGTACCAAAGAAG GTTGTAGCTCACCTCTTAAAGCCACGTGGTTGGAAACCGCCAGTTCGGCGACAGTTTTTCTTGGACTGCAATGAAATTGCGGATCTTTGTGATAGTGCAGAACGAATATTTTCAAGTGAACCAACCGTCATACAGCTTAGGGctccaattaaaatatttggtgATTTACATGGGCAATTTGGAGATCTCATGCGCCTCTTTGATGAGTATGGCTCACCATCCACGGCTGGTGACATATC ATACATCGACTATCTATTCCTTGGAGATTATGTTGATAGGGGTCAACACAGCCTGGAAACTATTAGCCTTCTGCTTGCTCTGAAG GTTGAGTATCCGAACAATGTACATTTAATACGTGGAAACCATGAAGCTGCAGATATTAATGCCCTTTTTGGTTTCCGAATAGAGTGCATCGAGAGGATG GGTGAGAGAGATGGAATTTGGGCATGGCACCGTATAAACCGTCTGTTTAATTGGCTTCCTCTGGCAGCactaattgagaaaaaaattatttgcatGCATGGGGGTATTGGTCGTTCAATAAATCACTTGGAACAAATTGAGAATATTCAGCGTCCAATTACGATGGAAGCAGGATCAATTGTGCTTATGGATCTATTGTG GTCTGACCCCACAGAGAATGACAGTGTGGAAGGGCTGCGGCCAAATGCTCGGGGTCCAGGATTAGTTACTTTTGGG CCTGATCGGGTCATGGAATTTTgcaacaacaatgatcttcaGCTGATTGTTCGGGCACATGAATGTGTGATGGATGGCTTTGAGCGTTTTGCTCAGGGACATTTGATCACACTTTTTTCTGCGACAAACTACTGTG GTACGGCAAATAATGCTGGGGCGATTTTAGTTTTGGGAAGAGATCTTGTAGTGGTTCCTAAATTGATTCATCCATTACCACCTGCAATTTCTTCACCAGAGACTTCCCCGGAGCGACACATTGAAGACACATGGATGCAG GAGTTGAATGCCAATAGACCACCAACACCAACTAGAGGCCGTCCTCAAGTAACAAATGACCGAGGTTCTCTGGCTTGGATATAG
- the LOC114169799 gene encoding protein FAF-like, chloroplastic encodes MSAPSVAMTNFNNKLQGQTLLFSSSSSSSSVKREEETMMQDQGFITILDSNTNTNTVSSASSMRRALSADMSSNNFLSQTIALSEELVHAKTIGDSGDEESNNKELEDEAERERLEIWSSIQRNKKEEQEKSGSFDTWSSIISLKGKEEISKSLPASLYVHPLVKRSKSCLSEKSLQICTESLGSETGSDGLLSSSYSSTETGDAEEEEKVAEPTHQEEEEMNNYASVVATKKVSSPTRAFPPPLPSLSHQQAGPSLHMRSRRDNGRLVLEAVSVPSHNNFSIQRQGGRLLLSFSNHQEEDEEEEEEEENDDCVEQEYLGGLEFEEDEADEEKEYTFGRKEHLLSSGVTSNVQGLALMTNNKKKAIGVVNRNPKWSEKFNDVNVSQSLPPRPRVARLIPSAPAVAAAAASFNLNAYEYYWRTNSAPSKGSSVKLDPLDQNKKHHHNHQENMKNKVVVSRDMNKMVPREQQQVLVLRGKNGDYLVHNLKSCKDSRRSFLFWEPYCIATS; translated from the coding sequence ATGTCAGCACCTTCTGTTGCCATGACCAACTTCAACAACAAGCTTCAAGGACAAActctattattttcttcttcttcttcttcttcctctgtgaagagagaagaagagacCATGATGCAGGATCAAGGCTTCATCACCATTTTGGActcaaacacaaacacaaacacagtTTCTTCTGCTTCTTCTATGCGAAGAGCTCTCTCGGCAGACATGTCCTCAAACAACTTCCTCTCTCAAACCATTGCTCTTTCCGAAGAACTCGTGCATGCCAAAACCATTGGTGACTCGGGAGATGAAGAGAGCAACAACAAGGAGCTTGAAGATGAAGCTGAAAGAGAGAGGCTCGAGATTTGGAGTTCCATCCAACGGAACAAGAAGGAGGAGCAAGAGAAATCAGGGTCATTTGATACGTGGAGCTCAATCATTTCCCtgaaaggaaaagaagaaatctCGAAATCTCTTCCTGCGTCTCTTTATGTTCATCCTCTTGTGAAGAGGTCCAAGAGTTGTTTGAGTGAGAAGAGCCTCCAAATCTGCACAGAGAGTCTCGGATCCGAGACCGGCTCTGATGGGTTGTTGTCCTCTTCTTATTCTTCTACTGAGACAGGGGATgcagaggaagaagagaaagtTGCAGAACCAACAcaccaagaagaagaagagatgaaCAATTATGCATCGGTGGTGGCTACAAAGAAGGTTTCGTCACCAACACGTGCTTTCCCTCCACCACTCCCTTCACTCTCTCATCAACAAGCAGGTCCTTCACTTCACATGCGTTCACGCCGTGACAATGGAAGGTTGGTTCTAGAAGCTGTTTCTGTCCCTTCTCACAACAATTTCAGCATTCAGCGCCAAGGTGGTCGCCTTCTTCTCTCATTCTCCAATCACCAAGAAGAGGatgaggaggaggaagaagaagaagagaatgatGATTGTGTGGAGCAAGAATACTTAGGAGGGTTGGAGTTTGAGGAAGATGAAGCAGACGAGGAAAAAGAATACACTTTTGGGAGGAAAGAACACCTATTGTCTAGTGGGGTGACAAGTAATGTTCAAGGGTTGGCTTTGATGACGAACAATAAGAAAAAGGCAATCGGGGTAGTGAACAGGAATCCGAAGTGGTCGGAGAAGTTTAATGATGTTAATGTGTCACAATCGTTGCCTCCGAGGCCAAGGGTGGCAAGGTTGATTCCATCGGCACCAGCGGTGGCTGCAGCTGCAGCTTCTTTCAATTTGAATGCTTATGAGTACTATTGGAGGACCAACTCTGCTCCGTCAAAAGGTAGCAGTGTTAAACTTGACCCACTTgaccaaaacaaaaaacatcatCACAATCATCAAGAGAACATGAAGAACAAGGTTGTTGTCTCGAGGGACATGAACAAGATGGTCCCAAGGGAGCAACAACAGGTGTTGGTTCTAAGAGGGAAGAATGGTGATTACTTGGTTCACAATCTGAAGAGTTGCAAGGATTCTAGAAGGTCGTTTCTGTTCTGGGAACCCTATTGCATTGCCACCTCTTGA